A single region of the Campylobacteraceae bacterium genome encodes:
- a CDS encoding alkene reductase: MKNIFNTYTMESLTLKNRVLMAPMTRSRSKDYCIPSQINAKYYAQRASAGLIISEATQISLQGQGYADTPGIYSKEQIEGWKLVTKAVHEKGGKIILQLWHVGRVSSSQVNGLQPIAPSALIANDTQVYIFDSKISKDATMIPVETPREMEKDDLFQVIEEFRQASKNAIEAGFDGVEIHAANGYLLDQFLRSNSNKRKDAYGGNKENRIKFLLEITKEVINEIGANKTGVRLSPFIKFKDMADPEMLDTFMLASEKLNELNIAYIHLCEADWDDAPKIPETFRKELREVFKNTIIATGGYTLEKAKEVIEKDLVDIVGFGRYYIPNPDLLERFKNNWALADIKDSHTLFGGRNEIGFSDYPNYI; encoded by the coding sequence ATGAAAAATATTTTTAATACTTATACTATGGAAAGTTTAACGCTAAAAAATAGAGTTTTAATGGCTCCAATGACAAGATCAAGAAGCAAAGATTATTGTATTCCTAGTCAGATAAATGCAAAGTATTATGCACAAAGAGCCAGTGCGGGCCTTATAATATCTGAAGCAACTCAAATATCATTACAAGGGCAAGGTTATGCAGATACCCCAGGCATTTATTCAAAAGAACAAATAGAGGGATGGAAACTAGTTACAAAAGCAGTACATGAGAAAGGTGGAAAGATAATTTTACAATTATGGCATGTAGGTAGAGTATCAAGCTCACAAGTAAACGGACTACAACCTATTGCACCTTCTGCCTTAATAGCAAATGATACGCAGGTATATATATTTGATAGCAAAATAAGCAAAGATGCAACTATGATTCCAGTAGAAACTCCAAGAGAAATGGAGAAGGACGATTTGTTCCAAGTTATAGAAGAATTTAGACAAGCATCAAAAAATGCAATAGAAGCTGGTTTTGATGGTGTTGAAATACATGCAGCGAATGGTTACTTACTTGACCAGTTTTTAAGAAGTAATTCAAATAAAAGAAAAGACGCTTATGGGGGGAATAAAGAGAATAGGATTAAATTTTTATTAGAAATAACAAAAGAAGTCATCAATGAAATTGGTGCGAATAAAACAGGAGTGAGACTTTCTCCTTTTATAAAATTTAAAGACATGGCTGATCCAGAAATGTTAGATACTTTTATGTTAGCATCTGAAAAATTAAATGAACTTAATATTGCATATATACATTTATGCGAAGCTGATTGGGATGATGCACCAAAAATTCCTGAAACATTCAGAAAAGAGTTAAGAGAAGTATTTAAGAATACTATTATAGCTACAGGGGGATATACCCTTGAAAAAGCAAAAGAAGTGATAGAAAAAGACTTGGTTGATATTGTAGGATTTGGTAGATATTATATTCCAAATCCTGATTTACTTGAAAGATTTAAAAATAATTGGGCATTGGCAGATATTAAAGATTCCCATACTTTATTTGGTGGAAGAAATGAAATAGGATTTAGTGATTATCCAAATTATATATAA
- a CDS encoding MBL fold metallo-hydrolase, giving the protein MNYFKKISLSALIIVTANLLQAKESEIKITTINVNNGVYMLMGQGGNIGLSVGEDGVFMIDDQFAPLSAKIKAAISKISKKPLKFVINTHWHFDHTGGNENFGKDGAIIVSHNNVRKRMSKEGFIKAFNKTIPAAPKVALPIITFNDEINFYFNNEEIEVLHQKNAHTDGDSIIFFKSSNVVHTGDIYFNGFYPFIDSSSQGSMNGIITSVNYILSRINDETKIIPGHGKLSNKKELISYRDTLIILRDRMQALIKEGKSIDEIIAMKPNADLDETWGKGFLNPETFLKILYGVIKDNMK; this is encoded by the coding sequence ATGAACTATTTCAAAAAAATTTCTCTTAGTGCTTTGATTATTGTTACAGCAAACTTGCTTCAAGCAAAAGAATCTGAAATTAAAATAACAACAATTAATGTCAACAATGGTGTGTATATGTTAATGGGACAAGGTGGAAACATTGGTCTGTCTGTAGGTGAAGATGGGGTTTTTATGATTGATGACCAATTTGCACCTTTAAGTGCAAAAATCAAAGCAGCCATTTCAAAAATATCGAAGAAACCCTTAAAATTTGTGATTAATACACATTGGCATTTTGATCATACAGGTGGAAATGAAAACTTTGGTAAAGACGGTGCCATCATTGTATCCCATAATAATGTACGTAAAAGAATGTCAAAAGAAGGTTTTATAAAAGCCTTTAATAAAACCATTCCAGCAGCACCCAAAGTAGCTCTTCCTATCATCACGTTTAATGATGAAATAAATTTTTATTTTAATAATGAAGAAATAGAAGTTCTTCATCAAAAAAATGCGCATACCGATGGAGACAGTATTATCTTTTTTAAGTCTTCAAATGTAGTGCATACGGGAGATATTTATTTTAATGGTTTTTATCCTTTTATAGACAGTTCAAGCCAAGGAAGTATGAATGGTATTATTACTTCTGTAAACTATATTTTATCTCGTATTAATGATGAGACAAAAATCATTCCTGGTCATGGAAAACTCTCCAATAAAAAAGAATTGATTTCTTATCGTGATACTTTAATAATATTAAGAGATAGAATGCAAGCACTTATTAAAGAAGGTAAAAGTATTGATGAGATTATTGCAATGAAACCCAATGCTGATTTAGATGAGACTTGGGGAAAAGGTTTTTTAAATCCAGAAACATTTTTAAAAATATTATACGGTGTCATCAAAGACAATATGAAATAG
- a CDS encoding Crp/Fnr family transcriptional regulator → MDTKEIFDALKKSLDSYHELSEDTWNKYMDICTIRQIKKNEYAFDVYDNVECITFIYSGLFRACTTNEDAQEYNKNFFWEGRFFGPIIALLKGTDIESSVQALENSLVVDINYKKYRELLYQKEDLKLLHILYLEKHWVLEKDKNAQALVLEDAQQRYENFVEEFSHILPRLSQYHIALYLGISPTHLSRIRKILKENK, encoded by the coding sequence TTGGATACTAAAGAAATATTTGATGCACTTAAAAAAAGCCTAGATTCATATCATGAGCTTTCAGAAGATACTTGGAATAAATATATGGATATTTGTACGATAAGACAAATAAAAAAAAACGAATATGCTTTTGATGTATATGATAACGTTGAGTGTATTACTTTTATTTATTCTGGTTTATTTAGAGCTTGTACAACCAATGAAGATGCACAAGAGTATAATAAAAACTTTTTTTGGGAAGGACGATTTTTTGGTCCGATAATCGCTTTATTAAAAGGTACAGACATAGAATCTTCGGTTCAAGCACTGGAAAATTCTCTTGTTGTTGATATCAATTATAAAAAATACAGAGAACTTTTATATCAAAAAGAAGATTTAAAACTATTGCATATATTGTATTTAGAAAAACATTGGGTTCTAGAGAAAGATAAAAATGCACAAGCTTTGGTTTTAGAAGATGCGCAGCAAAGATATGAAAATTTTGTAGAAGAATTTTCTCATATTTTACCAAGACTTTCACAATATCATATCGCACTGTATTTGGGGATTTCACCTACTCATTTAAGTAGAATTAGAAAAATACTAAAAGAAAATAAGTAA
- a CDS encoding antibiotic biosynthesis monooxygenase has protein sequence MEEVVIVAKLKIKEEFYAEVYKELIILHENTHKYDNGCLQYDLHQNTEDRYSFVFVETWSGMDMLKEHESKEHFKMFIKKIENQLENLQINTFKKIKG, from the coding sequence ATGGAAGAAGTAGTGATTGTTGCAAAATTAAAAATTAAAGAGGAATTTTATGCTGAAGTCTATAAAGAGTTAATAATACTTCATGAGAATACACATAAGTACGATAACGGTTGTCTTCAATACGATTTACATCAAAATACAGAAGATAGGTACAGTTTTGTTTTTGTTGAAACGTGGAGTGGTATGGATATGTTAAAAGAGCATGAATCAAAAGAACATTTTAAAATGTTTATCAAAAAAATAGAAAATCAATTAGAAAATCTTCAAATAAATACATTTAAAAAAATAAAAGGATAG
- a CDS encoding AraC family transcriptional regulator → MKKSMTVKSHFEQINLALVYVQNNFSSNISAEDLAKESGYSIFHFHRIFKELTGENVNNYIRNTRLEKASNLLLYNQHKTIKMIALDCGFSTATGFTQAFKNMFLMTPKDWRKGGYETKTSKSDIHMIKVASTMLLPSPKIINNESISILYMRVYKYENDISSLWQDMYEWCEVMNVFKAPHKYIGLFHNHPSFLPYNTMRYSACIRTEENTSRSGKVGRCKLSSGKFAKFEFTCTHSELYKMMHLAYIKWLPASQYEARNFPAYVEYKNPEQLLNNGVLNVDFYLPIQIVL, encoded by the coding sequence ATGAAAAAATCAATGACTGTAAAATCACACTTTGAACAAATAAATCTTGCGCTGGTATATGTTCAAAATAATTTTAGTTCAAATATAAGCGCAGAAGATTTAGCCAAAGAAAGTGGTTATTCCATTTTTCATTTTCATAGAATCTTTAAAGAACTTACGGGTGAAAATGTCAATAACTATATACGAAATACACGCTTAGAAAAAGCATCTAACCTACTACTGTACAATCAACATAAAACGATTAAAATGATTGCATTGGACTGTGGCTTTTCAACTGCTACTGGTTTTACTCAAGCTTTTAAGAACATGTTTTTAATGACACCAAAAGATTGGAGAAAGGGAGGTTATGAAACAAAAACCTCTAAAAGCGATATTCATATGATAAAAGTAGCTAGCACTATGTTATTACCTAGCCCTAAAATAATCAATAATGAAAGTATTTCTATCTTATATATGAGAGTATATAAATATGAAAACGACATAAGTTCACTGTGGCAAGATATGTATGAATGGTGTGAAGTGATGAATGTTTTTAAGGCACCACATAAATATATAGGACTGTTTCATAATCATCCTTCTTTTCTTCCTTACAATACTATGAGATATTCTGCTTGTATAAGAACAGAAGAAAATACATCCCGTTCTGGAAAAGTGGGAAGATGTAAATTAAGCAGCGGAAAGTTTGCCAAGTTTGAATTTACATGTACACACTCTGAATTGTATAAAATGATGCATTTAGCCTATATAAAATGGTTGCCAGCTTCCCAATATGAAGCAAGAAACTTTCCTGCTTATGTAGAATATAAAAATCCTGAACAGCTGTTAAACAATGGAGTATTAAACGTCGATTTTTATCTACCAATACAAATAGTTCTGTAA